In Symmachiella dynata, the following are encoded in one genomic region:
- a CDS encoding nucleoside deaminase, with the protein MLDHEHYMRRAIELAANVPDLPFGALITDQTSGEILAEGWNRSSINPTWHGEIDAINQMAAGVRDWKERRLALYTTAEPCPMCQGAILWTGIETVVFGSSIQFLQELGWKQIDIFAQEVAQRTPFHDCTLIGGILEAECHALFEAASKDDSK; encoded by the coding sequence ATGCTTGACCACGAACATTACATGCGACGAGCGATTGAACTGGCTGCGAATGTTCCCGACCTTCCGTTCGGCGCATTGATTACCGATCAGACTTCCGGAGAGATTCTTGCGGAGGGCTGGAATAGGTCGTCCATCAACCCCACGTGGCACGGGGAGATCGACGCCATCAATCAAATGGCCGCAGGGGTGCGTGATTGGAAAGAGCGACGATTGGCTCTGTACACCACCGCTGAACCCTGCCCGATGTGCCAAGGAGCGATCCTGTGGACCGGAATCGAAACGGTGGTGTTTGGTTCGTCGATCCAATTTCTGCAAGAACTCGGTTGGAAACAAATCGACATCTTCGCGCAAGAGGTTGCACAGCGAACCCCGTTTCACGATTGCACATTGATCGGCGGGATTCTTGAAGCCGAATGTCATGCGTTGTTTGAAGCGGCATCGAAGGATGATTCCAAATGA
- a CDS encoding TspO/MBR family protein produces the protein MEWMEWYNNLAKPSWTPPGSTIGLIWQILYPIIIVSFGFVFVQAFRKKVPWLVALPFAINLVANLIFTPIQFGMRNLPLAAVDILIVLGTIMWMMVAIWRHYRWVAVAQVPYFVWVSIATYLQLSITWMNWGQ, from the coding sequence ATGGAATGGATGGAGTGGTACAACAACTTGGCGAAACCCTCATGGACGCCCCCCGGTTCCACGATTGGTTTGATCTGGCAGATTCTTTACCCGATTATCATCGTGTCATTCGGCTTCGTGTTCGTGCAGGCGTTTCGCAAGAAAGTGCCGTGGCTGGTCGCTCTTCCGTTCGCCATCAATCTCGTGGCGAATCTGATCTTCACGCCCATTCAATTCGGAATGCGGAATCTGCCGTTGGCAGCAGTGGACATCTTGATTGTGTTGGGCACCATCATGTGGATGATGGTGGCAATCTGGCGGCATTATCGCTGGGTGGCTGTGGCGCAAGTGCCGTACTTCGTGTGGGTTTCGATTGCGACCTACTTACAACTCAGCATTACGTGGATGAATTGGGGGCAGTAA